In Lotus japonicus ecotype B-129 chromosome 5, LjGifu_v1.2, one genomic interval encodes:
- the LOC130717813 gene encoding dolichyl-diphosphooligosaccharide--protein glycosyltransferase subunit 2: protein MATNAVVLGAAFLLLLLLPFSICATVNPISDSHRSAASTLFDRSFTSVEDAYEALRVFEILAIDNKRSTATCQNVLDNLGSSTPLKDLFYALKLNGILKCDVDGKAFKDVASKLKATVADASTLLDIYYSIGSLVLIKDQDSNADAVLADADGVFQSIKALSQSDGRWRYSSDNPESSTYAAGLALEALAGVISLASSEIDQNKVSIVKNDIVKLFDSIEKYDDGTFYFDEKLISGHEHWGSLSTTASVVRGVTAFAAVTSGKINLSGDKILGLAKFFLGIGIPGDAKDFFNQVESLAFLESNRISIPLILSLPETVYSLTNKGQVKVRVNTVLGSVAPPLTVKLVQAFSTGAKDSAIIDNKELQYNKKSGFYFLDALPKNVDVGTYVFVFEIVTHDSDSEKVYATGGQIHVPIYITGSIKISNAEIAILDSDLGSVETHKTLDLTGNDAVSLSANHLQKLRFSFQLETPHGHIFKPHQAFLKLRHETMIEHIFLVGNSGKKFEIILDFLGLVEKLFYLSGKYDIELTVGDTVMENSFLRLLGHVELDFPEAPEKAARPPTPPVDPYSRYGPKAEINHIFRVPEKRPAQELSLAFLGLILLPFIGFLVGLLRLGVNLKNFPSSTVPATFAILFHGGIAAVLLLYVLFWLKLDLFTTLKALGFLGAFLLFVGHRILSHLAHTSAKLKSA from the exons ATGGCCACAAACGCTGTCGTTTTAGGAGCAGCATTTctgcttcttctccttctcccctTCTCGATCTGCGCAACCGTCAACCCGATCTCCGATTCTCACCGATCCGCCGCATCTACACTCTTCGATCGATCCTTTACCAG TGTAGAAGATGCGTATGAGGCATTGAGAGTGTTTGAGATTCTCGCGATCGATAACAAGAGGAGCACGGCTACTTGTCAAAATGTGTTGGATAATCTGGGGTCATCTACTCCTCTTAAGGATTTGTTCTATGCCTTGAAACTTAATGGCATATTGAAATGCGACGTTGATGGGAAAGCTTTCAAg GATGTTGCTTCAAAACTTAAAGCCACCGTCGCTGATGCAAGTACTTTGCTTGACATATACTACTCCATTGGaagtttggttcttataaag GATCAGGATTCTAATGCTGATGCAGTTCTTGCTGATGCTGATGGAGTTTTTCAGTCAATCAAG GCTCTAAGCCAAAGTGATGGAAGGTGGCGCTACAGTTCTGATAACCCTGAGTCAAGTACCTATGCTGCTG GATTAGCACTTGAAGCTCTAGCTGGAGTGATCTCACTAGCATCTTCTGAAATTGATCAGAATAAG GTCAGCATAGTGAAAAATGATATAGTGAAGCTTTTTGACAGCATCGAGAAATATG ATGATGGAACCTTTTATTTTGATGAGAAACTTATTAGTGGACACGAGCATTGGGGTTCTCTTTCCACAACTGCTTCAGTTGTTCGAGGGGTTACTGCATTTGCTGCTGTAACTTCTGGAAAAATAAAT CTTTCGGGGGATAAAATATTGGGTTTAGCAAAATTTTTCCTGGGCATTGGAATCCCAGGAGATGCTAAGGACTTCTTCAATCAAGTTGAATCATTAGCTTTTCTAGAGAGCAACAG GATTTCCATCCCAttgatattgtcacttcctgaAACAGTTTATTCATTGACCAACAAAGGCCAAGTTAAG GTTAGGGTAAATACGGTGCTTGGTTCAGTTGCACCCCCTCTGACAGTTAAACTTGTCCAAGCTTTTAGCACTGGTGCAAAAGATTCAGCTATAATTGACAACAAG GAGCTCCAGTATAACAAGAAAAGTGGATTTTATTTCTTGGATGCTCTGCCTAAGAATGTGGATGTCGGGACTTACGTGTTTGTTTTTGAG ATTGTGACTCATGATTCTGACAGTGAAAAAGTTTATGCTACTGGAGGCCAAATCCATGTTCCAATATATATCACTGGAAGTATTAAAATTAGCAATGCAGAAATTGCAATTCTGGACAGTGATCTTGGAAGTGTTGAAACCCATAAAAC GCTAGATTTGACTGGAAATGATGCTGTTTCACTCTCAGCTAACCACCTGCAGAAGCTGAGGTTTTCTTTCCAATTGGAAACTCCTCATGGTCACATTTTTAAGCCTCATCAG GCATTTTTAAAGTTGAGACATGAGACAATGATTGAACACATCTTTTTGGTTGGAAATAGCGGCAAGAAGTTTGAGATTATTCTT GATTTTCTTGGCTTGGTGGAGaagcttttctatctctcaggCAAATATGACATTGAGCTGACTGTTGGTGATACTGTCATG GAGAACTCTTTCTTACGGCTACTTGGGCATGTTGAATTGGATTTTCCAGAAGCACCTGAGAAAGCAGCACGTCCTCCTACACCACCTGTTGATCCTTACTCAAGATATGGGCCTAAAGCTGAGATTAACCACATCTTCAGGGTTCCTGAAAAGCGACCAGCCCAAGAACTCTCTCTTGCTTTCTTGGGGTTGATCCTTTTGCCATTCATTGGCTTTTTGGTTGGG CTATTACGTTTGGGGGTGAACCTAAAGAATTTCCCCAGTTCAACAGTACCTGCTACATTTGCCATCCTATTCCATGGCGGTATTGCTGCAGTTCTGTTGCTTTATGTACTTTTCTGGTTAAAG CTGGACCTGTTCACTACACTCAAAGCCCTCGGTTTTTTGGGAGCTTTCTTGTTGTTTGTCGGACACAGGATTCTTTCCCATCTTGCTCATACATCAGCCAAGTTAAAGTCTGCATGA
- the LOC130717482 gene encoding probable methyltransferase PMT1, whose translation MARGRVDGNPRKRLIITVLVLLIVGVLFYLYSRSSDSSSIEYGSKSLKTGGEDDSSIPKTIPVCDDRLSELIPCLDRNLIYQTRLKLDLTLMEHYERHCPMPERRYNCLIPPPPGYKIPIKWPKSRDQVWKANIPHTHLATEKSDQNWMVVKGEKIVFPGGGTHFHYGADKYIASIANMLNFPNNVINNGGRLRSVLDVGCGVASFGGYLLSSDVVAMSLAPNDVHENQIQFALERGIPAYLGVLGTLRLPYPSRSFELAHCSRCRIDWLQRDGILLLELDRLLRPGGYFAYSSPEAYAQDEEDRRIWREMNALVERMCWKIASKKNQTVIWVKPLTNDCYLKREPDTQPPLCSSDDDPDAVWGVKMKACISRYSNQMHRAKGTGLSPWPARLTTPPPRLADFNYSSEMFQKDMDAWQQRVDNYWKMLGNKIKPDTVRNVMDMNANLGSFAAALKDKDVWVMNVVPENGPNTLKIIYDRGLLGTVHNWCEAFSTYPRTYDLLHAWAIFSAIIEKECSREDLLIEMDRILRPKGFVIVHDKRSVVLSIKKFLPALHWQAVAKFNVEEGSGQDEDDAVLIIQKKIWLTSESIRAAEE comes from the exons ATGGCTAGAGGAAGAGTAGATGGGAACCCGAGAAAGCGGTTGATCATAACTGTGTTGGTTTTATTGATTGTTGGTGTTTTATTTTACCTGTATTCTCGTAGTAGTGACTCATCTTCTATTGAGTATGGTAGCAAATCTTTGAAAACTGGTGGAGAAGATGATAGTTCTATACCAAAGACCATTCCA GTATGTGATGATCGTCTCTCTGAGCTAATTCCCTGTCTAGATAGAAATCTCATATATCAAACAAGATTGAAGCTTGATCTGACATTGATGGAGCATTATGAGCGACATTGCCCAATGCCTGAGAGGCGTTATAATTGTTTGATTCCGCCTCCTCCAGGGTACAAG ATTCCAATCAAGTGGCCCAAAAGCAGAGATCAGGTGTGGAAGGCAAATATACCTCATACTCATCTTGCAACTGAGAAATCTGACCAGAACTGGATGGTTGTAAAAGGTGAAAAGATAGTTTTTCCTGGTGGAGGAACCCACTTCCATTACGGTGCTGATAAATATATTGCATCAATTGCCAAT ATGCTCAATTTTCCGAACAATGTTATAAACAACGGAGGAAGACTCCGTAGTGTTCTTGATGTTGGCTGTGGTGTTGCAAGCTTTGGAGGATACCTTCTTTCTTCTGATGTAGTTGCAATGTCATTAGCGCCAAATGATGTTCATGAAAACCAAATCCAGTTTGCTTTAGAGAGAGGGATTCCAGCATATcttggtgtattagggactCTAAGACTTCCTTATCCCAGTAGATCGTTTGAACTTGCTCATTGTTCTCGCTGTAGAATTGATTGGCTTCAAAGGGATGGCATACTTCTTCTTGAGCTGGACAGGTTACTCAGGCCAGGAGGCTACTTTGCTTACTCATCTCCCGAAGCCTATGCTCAAGATGAAGAGGATCGGAGAATATGGAGAGAAATGAACGCTCTTGTGGAGCGGATGTGTTGGAAAATAGCTTCAAAGAAGAACCAGACTGTTATATGGGTTAAGCCTCTTACAAATGATTGTTACTTGAAAAGAGAGCCTGATACACAGCCTCCACTCTGCAGTTCTGATGATGATCCTGATGCTGTTTGGGGAGTTAAAATGAAAGCTTGCATCTCGCGTTACTCTAATC AGATGCACAGAGCAAAAGGAACTGGTTTGTCTCCTTGGCCAGCTCGATTGACTACTCCACCTCCTCGTCTTGCCGACTTTAACTATTCGAGTGAAATGTTTCAAAAGGACATG GATGCTTGGCAACAACGGGTTGATAACTATTGGAAAATGCTAGGCAATAAAATTAAGCCTGACACAGTTAGAAATGTGATGGACATGAACGCAAATTTGGGTTCATTTGCAGCTGCTTTGAAGGATAAAGATGTTTGGGTGATGAATGTTGTGCCAGAAAATGGGCCAAACACACTCAAGATCATTTATGATAGAGGACTATTAGGAACAGTTCACAACTG GTGTGAAGCATTTTCAACCTACCCTCGCACTTATGATCTTCTCCATGCATGGGCCATATTTTCTGCTATCATTGAGAAAGAGTGCAGTCGAGAGGATTTATTGATTGAGATGGATAGAATCCTCCGACCAAAAGGTTTCGTCATTGTCCACGATAAGCGGTCGGTGGTATTGTCTATAAAGAAGTTCTTGCCAGCATTGCACTGGCAAGCAGTGGCCAAATTTAACGTTGAGGAAGGTTCAGGTCAAGATGAGGATGATGCAGTGTTAATAATTCAGAAGAAGATTTGGCTCACAAGTGAGAGTATCCGAGCCGCAGAAGAATGA